From the Erythrolamprus reginae isolate rEryReg1 chromosome Z, rEryReg1.hap1, whole genome shotgun sequence genome, one window contains:
- the LOC139153540 gene encoding HIRA-interacting protein 3-like — protein MARGSAGMRDFVSRIFQGNPDLSILTHAIIRKQYLDYVGMENMSNEEKQQLRDVVEEELLQMKVDPLPSNEESRTETQDSFKTENRKRPLQVSSSSEDEIKNEQEQKRQKIENDIEITSDEKDSGIDSKKRPCHGSPKIISLDSSDQGDSGAENHSSESESNEEPTNSKRKPSLQEARRLDRRSPNGQEIRGSQKRGVSESEETTTDTEQSDLKEEVNKHRKITKENNLRQRGFKKKVGEGSKTTDPRGRGKNRMMTKQREESSLSEGGTDLSEIEEISEEKRERSESDENKTFRTNKAQRRVSLGTQMHLKRNESEVLSGSGRRRNLQKKMADSQCGRKRRVMEDSGSSSEDSSSQSPIRKEGAKRARGGRGGQQLGNGSKLKRKRQESRKKKLQRGDLRRKELEEVEVTQRIQESFSDESKSDSGGQKGVKAGERVQDPASSEGGSQSETNQGPPEKKAPIGHPSESESDESEDGDPRTPEKESEQSSGCDSSQGEETLKKRGAQKSERLSIDKETSPFGSEGSRSGSARKGKTQSQQQRRTKKPQKRSPSKEKEGEDSSSEEDKPTTSQQHRLRKDKKHHSGKKEENSSILFLKRLIWECGVRQNYKKLLASCHSDEAQIEILKRQLSHIGIKGTPTLAKCKALKQKREEQAELDSLDVNNIIVTEGRPRRQKVWSLYNKSPSSPDELIVRRKTTDWSRLRGVISSDEESS, from the exons ATGGCAAGAGGCTCTGCAGGGATGCGTGATTTTGTCTCCAGGATTTTCCAGGGAAACCCCGACCTCAG catcctcactCATGCCATCATCCGGAAGCAGTATCTTGACTACGTTGGCATGGAAAATATGTCCAATGAGGAGAAGCAGCAGCTCAGAGACGTCGTAGAGGAAGAACTACTCCAGATGAAG GTTGATCCATTGCCAAGCAATGAGGAATCAAGGACTGAAACCCAGGACTCCTTCAAAACTGAAAACCGCAAAAGACCCCTTCAGGTCTCCTCTAGTTCAGAGGATGAGATAAAAAATGAACAGGAGCAAAAAAGACAAAAGATTGAAAATGACATAG AAATAACTTCTGATGAAAAAGATTCTGGGATTGATTCCAAGAAGAGGCCATGCCATGGGAGTCCAAAAATTATATCCTTGGATTCTTCTGACCAAGGAGACTCCGGAGCCGAAAACCACAGTTCTGAGTCTGAAAGCAATGAGGAACCTACAAATAGCAAAAGAAAACCATCTCTTCAGGAGGCAAGACGGTTAGACAGGAGGTCACCCAATGGCCAAGAGATCAGGGGCTCACAGAAAAGGGGGGTTAGTGAATCTGAGGAAACCACCACCGACACGGAACAGAGTGACCTTAAAGAAGAGGTCAACAAACACAGGAAGATCACAAAAGAGAACAACTTGAGGCAAAGAGGCTTCAAGAAAAAAGTGGGCGAAGGGTCCAAAACTACTGATCCCAGAGGCAGAGGAAAAAACAGGATGATGACTAAGCAAAGAGAGGAAAGTAGCCTATCAGAGGGAGGAACTGATCTGTCAGAGATAGAAGAAATCTCTGAGGAGAAAAGAGAACGGAGTGAGAGTGACGAGAATAAGACATTCCGTACTAATAAAGCACAGCGAAGGGTGAGTCTGGGAACCCAGATGCATTTGAAAAGGAATGAATCTGAGGTTCTCTCAGGAAGTGGTAGAAGACGTAATTTGCAGAAGAAGATGGCGGATAGCCAATgcggaaggaagagaagagttaTGGAGGATTCGGGGAGCAGTTCTGAGGATTCTTCAAGTCAAAGTCCAATAAGGAAAGAGGGAGCAAAGAGGGccaggggaggaagagggggccAGCAGTTGGGGAATGGCTCCAAACTCAAGAGGAAGCGTCAAGAGAGCAGGAAGAAGAAGCTGCAGAGGGGAGACTTGCGCAGGAAAGAACTGGAGGAAGTGGAGGTGACGCAAAGGATCCAGGAGTCTTTCAGTGACGAATCTAAAAGTGACTCAGGGGGCCAGAAGGGTGTGAAAGCAGGGGAGAGGGTGCAGGATCCAGCTAGCAGCGAGGGGGGATCGCAAAGCGAGACGAATCAAGGCCCACCTGAGAAGAAGGCTCCAATAGGTCACCCATCAGAAAGTGAGTCCGATGAAAGCGAGGATGGAGATCCGAGGACACCGGAAAAGGAGAGCGAGCAGAGCTCTGGATGTGACTCAAGTCAAGGGGAGGAGACGTTGAAGAAGAGAGGAGCTCAGAAGTCAGAGAGACTGAGCATCGATAAAGAAACCTCCCCGTTTGGTTCTGAGGGTTCGAGAAGTGGGTCTGCAAGAAAGGGAAAAACCCAAAGCCAGCAGCAGAGAAGAACGAAAAAGCCACAAAAGAGGAGTCCCAgcaaggagaaagagggggaggactCCAGCTCAGAAGAAGACAAGCCCACCACTTCTCAGCAGCACCGTCTTCGAAAG GATAAGAAGCACCATtctggaaagaaagaggagaactCCTCCATCCTATTCCTGAAACGCCTTATCTGGGAATGTGGTGTGCGTCAGAATTACAAAAAGCTCCTGGCAAGTTGCCACTCCGACGAAGCTCAGATAGAAATTCTCAAAAGACAGCTGTCTCATATTGGCATAAAAG GAACTCCAACTCTAGCCAAGTGCAAAGCACTAAAGCAGAAGCGGGAAGAACAAGCCGAATTGGATTCCCTTGATGTCAACAATATTATTGTTACAGAAG GTCGCCCAAGGCGTCAGAAGGTCTGGAGCCTTTACAATAAATCACCCAGTTCGCCAGATGAGTTGATTGTTCGCCGCAAAACCACAGATTGGTCCCGGCTTCGAGGAGTGATCAGTTCAGATGAGGAAAGCAGTTGA